In Ursus arctos isolate Adak ecotype North America unplaced genomic scaffold, UrsArc2.0 scaffold_3, whole genome shotgun sequence, one DNA window encodes the following:
- the ZNF425 gene encoding zinc finger protein 425 isoform X2 has translation MLLIRDQGPLEKNMTLSPSTDEQWDLQKTGKLLYFGDQGTLGAKEEEGHLNGLLKQGSCATLPGEERRILPDQRATLQHPHFQEMGIVHKDLYLRASNQDKNNAWHKLIGAPGHLEIPPGPRFYSCFVCGKVFQLKSDLVKHRRNHSKSQPCKYSKYKNKSRGNSELRWNRMILCKKQRFQCGKCEKSYYLKCSLLTHHQVVHTGQQPFPCPECDKTFQCKATLRKHLCLHKREKSFFCEQCGKGFIQQCKLTEHLRVHTGEKPFQCPECNRSFRLQRSLKTHLCQHNEKKPFYCPECGRSFSRKAAVKAHQRIHSGEKPFSCDECGRKFTHKTKLTEHIRVHTGEKPFQCPECKKSFRLKRSLKAHLFQHSGKKPFQCPECDRSFSWKNAMKAHQRLHSEEKPFSCGECGKRFTRPSKLTRHSRVHSRQKEFSCDECKKTFPRQSRLTEHLKVHTKEKPFSCSECSRSFSRHSHLTEHMRLHSGEEPFQCPECDKSFFWKASMKFHQRIHRGEKPFACSECGKTYTQQSQLTEHKRIHSGEKPFQCPECNKSFRLKGNLKSHLLQHSDKKPFSCVKCGKSFTQQYRLTEHIRVHSGEKPFQCPECDKSYCIRGSLKVHLHTHSGEKPFRCSECGKGFLQKRSLKTHLHHHRGERPFSCDECGRSFTYLGALNTHVAVHAREKPFSV, from the exons ATGCTATTAATCAGAGACCAGGGACCCTTGGAGAAAAACATGACACTTAGCCCTTCTACTGATGAGCAGTGGGACTtgcagaaaactggaaaattgcTGTATTTTG gtgACCAAGGAACTCTCGGGGCAAAAGAGGAGGAAGGCCATTTAAATGGTCTCCTAAAGCAGGGTTCATGTGCTACCTTaccaggggaggaaagaaggatcTTACCAGATCAGAGAGCCACCTTACAGCATCCACATTTCCAGGAAATGGGGATTGTACATAAAGACCTCTACCTCCGAGCATCTAATCAGGATAAGAACAATGCATGGCATAAGCTGATAGGTGCTCCAGGTCACTTGGAAATTCCACCAGGACCAAGATTTTATTCCTGCTTTGTCTGTGGGAAGGTCTTTCAGCTAAAGAGTGACTTGGTAAAGCACAGAAGAAACCACTCTAAGAGCCAGCCCTGCAAATATTCCAAGTACAAAAACAAATCGAGAGGGAACTCTGAACTCAGGTGGAACCGGATGATCCTGTGTAAGAAGCAGCGTTTCCAGTGTGGCAAGTGCGAGAAGAGCTACTATCTCAAATGCAGCCTGCTCACTCACCACCAGGTTGTTCACACGGGGCAGCAGCCCTTTCCGTGCCCCGAATGTGACAAGACCTTCCAGTGTAAGGCCACTTTGAGGAAGCATCTGTGTTTGCATAAAAGGGAGAAGTCATTTTTCTGTGAGCAGTGTGGCAAGGGTTTCATCCAGCAGTGCAAGCTCACTGAGCACCTCAGGGTGCACACGGGGGAGAAGCCTTTCCAATGTCCAGAGTGCAACAGAAGCTTCCGTCTGCAGAGAAGTTTGAAGACCCATCTTTGCCAACACAATGAGAAGAAGCCCTTCTATTGTCCAGAATGTGGCAGAAGCTTCTCCCGGAAGGCTGCCGTGAAGGCCCACCAGAGGATACACAGTGGAGAGAAGCCATTTTCTTGTGACGAATGTGGTAGGAAATTCACACACAAGACGAAACTCACTGAACATATCAGAGTTCATACAGGAGAGAAGCCCTTCCAGTGTCCGGAGTGTAAGAAAAGTTTCCGCCTAAAGAGAAGCCTAAAAGCCCATCTGTTTCAGCACAGTGGGAAGAAGCCCTTCCAGTGTCCGGAGTGTGACAGGAGCTTCTCCTGGAAGAACGCCATGAAGGCCCACCAGCGTTTACACAGTGAGGAGAAGCCATTCTCCTGTGGGGAGTGTGGCAAGAGGTTTACCCGGCCCTCTAAGCTCACTCGCCATAGCCGAGTCCACAGCAGGCAAAAGGAATTCTCCTGTGACGAGTGCAAAAAGACCTTTCCTCGGCAGTCGAGGCTCACGGAGCACCTCAAGGTCCACACCAAAGAAAAGCCATTCTCCTGTTCGGAGTGCAGCCGGAGCTTCAGCCGACACTCGCACCTCACTGAGCACATGAGACTTCACAGTGGGGAGGAGCCTTTCCAGTGTCCTGAGTGTGACAAGAGCTTCTTCTGGAAGGCCTCCATGAAATTCCACCAGCGGATACACCGGGGCGAGAAGCCCTTTGCATGTAGCGAGTGTGGTAAGACCTACACTCAGCAGTCTCAGCTCACTGAACATAAGAGAATCCACAGTGGAGAGAAACCCTTCCAGTGTCCTGAGTGCAATAAAAGTTTCCGTCTCAAAGGAAATCTGAAAAGCCACCTGCTCCAGCACAGTGACAAAAAGCCATTCTCCTGTGTTAAATGTGGCAAAAGTTTCACTCAGCAGTACAGGCTCACTGAACACATCCGAGTCCACAGTGGTGAGAAGCCCTTCCAGTGTCCTGAGTGTGACAAGAGCTACTGCATAAGGGGAAGTCTGAAGGTCCATTTGCATACGCATAGTGGAGAGAAGCCCTTCAGGTGCTCTGAATGTGGCAAGGGGTTCCTCCAGAAGAGAAGTTTGAAAACCCATCTGCACCACCACAGAGGGGAGAGgcctttttcttgtgatgagtgTGGAAGGAGCTTTACGTACTTGGGGGCACTGAACACCCACGTTGCGGTACATGCCCGGGAAAAGCCCTTCAGTGTCTAG
- the ZNF425 gene encoding zinc finger protein 425 isoform X1: protein MAEPALVTMTFDDVALYFSEQEWEILEKWQKEMYQQVMKTNYETLDSLGGVFSKPDLITWIEQGRMLLIRDQGPLEKNMTLSPSTDEQWDLQKTGKLLYFGDQGTLGAKEEEGHLNGLLKQGSCATLPGEERRILPDQRATLQHPHFQEMGIVHKDLYLRASNQDKNNAWHKLIGAPGHLEIPPGPRFYSCFVCGKVFQLKSDLVKHRRNHSKSQPCKYSKYKNKSRGNSELRWNRMILCKKQRFQCGKCEKSYYLKCSLLTHHQVVHTGQQPFPCPECDKTFQCKATLRKHLCLHKREKSFFCEQCGKGFIQQCKLTEHLRVHTGEKPFQCPECNRSFRLQRSLKTHLCQHNEKKPFYCPECGRSFSRKAAVKAHQRIHSGEKPFSCDECGRKFTHKTKLTEHIRVHTGEKPFQCPECKKSFRLKRSLKAHLFQHSGKKPFQCPECDRSFSWKNAMKAHQRLHSEEKPFSCGECGKRFTRPSKLTRHSRVHSRQKEFSCDECKKTFPRQSRLTEHLKVHTKEKPFSCSECSRSFSRHSHLTEHMRLHSGEEPFQCPECDKSFFWKASMKFHQRIHRGEKPFACSECGKTYTQQSQLTEHKRIHSGEKPFQCPECNKSFRLKGNLKSHLLQHSDKKPFSCVKCGKSFTQQYRLTEHIRVHSGEKPFQCPECDKSYCIRGSLKVHLHTHSGEKPFRCSECGKGFLQKRSLKTHLHHHRGERPFSCDECGRSFTYLGALNTHVAVHAREKPFSV, encoded by the exons ATGGCCGAACCGGCTCTG GTAACGATGACATTTGATGATGTGGCCTTATATTTTTCGGAGCAAGAATGGGAGATCCTGGAGAagtggcagaaggaaatgtatcAGCAAGTGATGAAGACCAATTATGAGACTCTTGATTCCCTGG GTGGTGTTTTTTCCAAGCCAGATTTGATCACCTGGATAGAACAAGGGAGAATGCTATTAATCAGAGACCAGGGACCCTTGGAGAAAAACATGACACTTAGCCCTTCTACTGATGAGCAGTGGGACTtgcagaaaactggaaaattgcTGTATTTTG gtgACCAAGGAACTCTCGGGGCAAAAGAGGAGGAAGGCCATTTAAATGGTCTCCTAAAGCAGGGTTCATGTGCTACCTTaccaggggaggaaagaaggatcTTACCAGATCAGAGAGCCACCTTACAGCATCCACATTTCCAGGAAATGGGGATTGTACATAAAGACCTCTACCTCCGAGCATCTAATCAGGATAAGAACAATGCATGGCATAAGCTGATAGGTGCTCCAGGTCACTTGGAAATTCCACCAGGACCAAGATTTTATTCCTGCTTTGTCTGTGGGAAGGTCTTTCAGCTAAAGAGTGACTTGGTAAAGCACAGAAGAAACCACTCTAAGAGCCAGCCCTGCAAATATTCCAAGTACAAAAACAAATCGAGAGGGAACTCTGAACTCAGGTGGAACCGGATGATCCTGTGTAAGAAGCAGCGTTTCCAGTGTGGCAAGTGCGAGAAGAGCTACTATCTCAAATGCAGCCTGCTCACTCACCACCAGGTTGTTCACACGGGGCAGCAGCCCTTTCCGTGCCCCGAATGTGACAAGACCTTCCAGTGTAAGGCCACTTTGAGGAAGCATCTGTGTTTGCATAAAAGGGAGAAGTCATTTTTCTGTGAGCAGTGTGGCAAGGGTTTCATCCAGCAGTGCAAGCTCACTGAGCACCTCAGGGTGCACACGGGGGAGAAGCCTTTCCAATGTCCAGAGTGCAACAGAAGCTTCCGTCTGCAGAGAAGTTTGAAGACCCATCTTTGCCAACACAATGAGAAGAAGCCCTTCTATTGTCCAGAATGTGGCAGAAGCTTCTCCCGGAAGGCTGCCGTGAAGGCCCACCAGAGGATACACAGTGGAGAGAAGCCATTTTCTTGTGACGAATGTGGTAGGAAATTCACACACAAGACGAAACTCACTGAACATATCAGAGTTCATACAGGAGAGAAGCCCTTCCAGTGTCCGGAGTGTAAGAAAAGTTTCCGCCTAAAGAGAAGCCTAAAAGCCCATCTGTTTCAGCACAGTGGGAAGAAGCCCTTCCAGTGTCCGGAGTGTGACAGGAGCTTCTCCTGGAAGAACGCCATGAAGGCCCACCAGCGTTTACACAGTGAGGAGAAGCCATTCTCCTGTGGGGAGTGTGGCAAGAGGTTTACCCGGCCCTCTAAGCTCACTCGCCATAGCCGAGTCCACAGCAGGCAAAAGGAATTCTCCTGTGACGAGTGCAAAAAGACCTTTCCTCGGCAGTCGAGGCTCACGGAGCACCTCAAGGTCCACACCAAAGAAAAGCCATTCTCCTGTTCGGAGTGCAGCCGGAGCTTCAGCCGACACTCGCACCTCACTGAGCACATGAGACTTCACAGTGGGGAGGAGCCTTTCCAGTGTCCTGAGTGTGACAAGAGCTTCTTCTGGAAGGCCTCCATGAAATTCCACCAGCGGATACACCGGGGCGAGAAGCCCTTTGCATGTAGCGAGTGTGGTAAGACCTACACTCAGCAGTCTCAGCTCACTGAACATAAGAGAATCCACAGTGGAGAGAAACCCTTCCAGTGTCCTGAGTGCAATAAAAGTTTCCGTCTCAAAGGAAATCTGAAAAGCCACCTGCTCCAGCACAGTGACAAAAAGCCATTCTCCTGTGTTAAATGTGGCAAAAGTTTCACTCAGCAGTACAGGCTCACTGAACACATCCGAGTCCACAGTGGTGAGAAGCCCTTCCAGTGTCCTGAGTGTGACAAGAGCTACTGCATAAGGGGAAGTCTGAAGGTCCATTTGCATACGCATAGTGGAGAGAAGCCCTTCAGGTGCTCTGAATGTGGCAAGGGGTTCCTCCAGAAGAGAAGTTTGAAAACCCATCTGCACCACCACAGAGGGGAGAGgcctttttcttgtgatgagtgTGGAAGGAGCTTTACGTACTTGGGGGCACTGAACACCCACGTTGCGGTACATGCCCGGGAAAAGCCCTTCAGTGTCTAG